A single Mangrovimonas sp. YM274 DNA region contains:
- the rplL gene encoding 50S ribosomal protein L7/L12 has translation MADLKDFAEQLVNLTVKEVNELATILKDEYGIEPAAAAVAVAAGGAAAGGEAAEEQTEFDVILKAAGASKLAVVKLVKELTGLGLKEAKELVDGAPSAVKEGVSKDEAEALKASLEEAGAEVELK, from the coding sequence ATGGCAGATTTAAAAGATTTCGCAGAACAATTAGTTAATTTAACAGTAAAAGAAGTAAACGAATTAGCTACAATATTAAAAGACGAGTACGGTATTGAGCCAGCTGCTGCTGCTGTTGCAGTTGCTGCAGGTGGAGCTGCTGCAGGTGGAGAAGCTGCAGAAGAGCAAACTGAATTCGACGTAATCCTTAAAGCAGCTGGAGCTTCTAAGTTGGCAGTTGTTAAATTGGTTAAAGAATTAACTGGTTTAGGATTGAAAGAAGCTAAAGAATTAGTAGACGGTGCACCTAGCGCAGTTAAAGAAGGTGTATCTAAAGATGAAGCAGAAGCTTTAAAAGCTTCATTGGAAGAAGCTGGAGCTGAGGTTGAGCTTAAATAA